CGTTGTAAAAGGTTTTTAAAGTGCCGCCTGCTTTCTCCATATCCAGGCGTGCCTGGTAAAAGCTGTATAGCGAATTGAGGTAGTTGTTTTGTGCTTCTTTTATGGAGTTCTGCGCGTTCAGCCAATCAGTGAGGTCGGTAACGCCTTTTTGAAATTGCAGGTCGGTGGTACGAAACACCGATTGCGCCAGTTCAATGTTACGTTTATCGCTTTCCAGGTTACTTTGGGCTTTAATTAGCTTGGTGCGTGCATTTTCATATTCTAACTGATATTTGCCTTCATCCAATTTCAGGTTTTCGGCAGCGTTAAGGCTTTTATATTTTGCCTGCGACACCTGCGCGTTGCGTTTAAAAAAATCAAACAGCGGTATAGTGAGTTTTATACCGATAGCCGAATAAGGGTTCAAATCAGTTAAAGCCGGGCCGAGCGAGCTACCGAAACCCACTGCGCCATAGCGGGCATAACCGGTTAGCTTAGGCAATGCGCCGGCCTTTATGCGCTGCTGATCGATATCCAGTAACTTGGCATTGATTTCTGAGAGGCGGTAATCAGTACGGTTGGTAGCAGCGAACTGCTGATTGTTGGTATTCAGATCTGCCGGAACAGTAATATCCGCGCGGTTAGTAGAATCAATTAAAAGCTGCCCGTTAATAGGATATCCCATGTTGTACTTCAGCTGATTTTCAGATAAGGTAAGGCTGCTCTCGGCAACCCTTATTTGCGAAACGGCATTATTATAATTAACCGTTACCTTGTCGAGGTCCTTTTTCAGGGTGACGCCTTTTTGCACTTGCAAGCCGGTAATATCCATCTGTTTACGGTACGTTTGCAAATTCTCCCGCAGCAAACGCAACTGCTCGCGGTACACAAATATCTGGTAGTAGGCATTGCTGATGTTGTAAATGATCAGTTCCTGGTTTTGCTGCAGGTTTAGTTCGGCTTGCTGCCGGTTAAATTTATTAGCCTTTAAACCGGTAAGCAGCGACTGATCGTAAATGGTCTGATCGAGCTGTGCTACCCCGTTTGTGTTATACTTTTGCGTAAAAGCTACACGCAGCGGCTCCGGGCCAAATATACCTGCCGGGATGATGGATTGCTGCACCTTCAGGTTATCATCCAGGGTGCCGGTAACACTTACCTTGGGGAGGTAATCTGCCAAAGCTTCTTTAGCCTGCGCATCGGCGGCCCGCTTTTCATTTTCGTAAACGGTATTACTCCGGTTGTTTTTTAAACCATAATCAAGGCATTCTTTTAAACTCCATAATTGCTGCGCGAGCAATTGAAGCGGTAAGAAGCAGATTAAAGCGAGTAAAATATTTTTTTTCGTCATGCTGCATCAATTACAAGTGCCTGCCTGTTGCGGGCATTCCTGAACATTTTGCTGCAAAACTATCGCCTTTTTTTACAGAACGGCTTACGGGCGAATGAAATGGACAAAAACGTAAATGAAATGGACACCATGAACTACTACAATGCCGGGCGCAATCAGTTTTGTTCTTTTTTTAACGCAGGACGCCAACAACGCGCTATTGCTCAATCCATTTGAGGAAAGATTGTGCCTTTACCTTGCCTATGATGATCTTTTCCGGTGGTGCAATCTCCGGTACAACATAAAGCTTCCGGTTAAAATAATGCTCAATATTTTGTACCGTATTCCGATTGATGATAAATTGCCGGTTAG
This Mucilaginibacter defluvii DNA region includes the following protein-coding sequences:
- a CDS encoding TolC family protein, producing the protein MTKKNILLALICFLPLQLLAQQLWSLKECLDYGLKNNRSNTVYENEKRAADAQAKEALADYLPKVSVTGTLDDNLKVQQSIIPAGIFGPEPLRVAFTQKYNTNGVAQLDQTIYDQSLLTGLKANKFNRQQAELNLQQNQELIIYNISNAYYQIFVYREQLRLLRENLQTYRKQMDITGLQVQKGVTLKKDLDKVTVNYNNAVSQIRVAESSLTLSENQLKYNMGYPINGQLLIDSTNRADITVPADLNTNNQQFAATNRTDYRLSEINAKLLDIDQQRIKAGALPKLTGYARYGAVGFGSSLGPALTDLNPYSAIGIKLTIPLFDFFKRNAQVSQAKYKSLNAAENLKLDEGKYQLEYENARTKLIKAQSNLESDKRNIELAQSVFRTTDLQFQKGVTDLTDWLNAQNSIKEAQNNYLNSLYSFYQARLDMEKAGGTLKTFYNGL